Genomic DNA from Pseudomonas fluorescens:
TGCAACAGCGGATCGTGGCCGGCGATCCAGGGCGCGAAGACCGCGACCAGCATCAGGGTCGCGACGACGATCAGGCCGGCGAAGGTCATCGGGTTGCGCAGCAGGAAACGCAGCAGGCGCAAGGTACTGGCGGCCATCGCTGCGGTACTGGAGGCGGGCAGCGCGGCGGGTGCGCTGGAAGCCAGGGGCAGGTTCATTAGCGAGTCCTCGGGTCGAAGATCTTGTACAGCGCGTCGCTGATCAGGTTCAGCGTCACGAAGATGAGGCCGATCAGCAGCACGCAAGCCATCACCGCGTTCATGTCACCGAGCAGCAAGCTGCTGGTCAGGTACTGGCCGAAACCCGGCCAGGCGAACACGGTTTCGATCAGCACCGCGCCTTCCAGCAGGCCGCCATAGGCCAACGCGACGATGGTCAACAACTGCACGCGAATGTTGCCGAAGGCATGCCCCCAAACGATCCGCCGCTGGGACAAACCCTTGACCCGGGCGGTGATGATGTACTCCTGGGACAGTTGCTCAAGCATGAAGCTGCGGGTCATGCGGCTGATGTAGGCCACCGAGTTGAAGCTGAGGATCACCGCCGGCAACAGGATGTGCCGCAGGGCGCTGCGAAAGGCCTCCCAGTCGCCGGACCAGGCGGTGTCGATCAACAACAGCCCGGTGTGTTTCGGGATCAGCCCGTCATAAGCCAGGCCAATGCGCCCGACGCCACCGGCCCAACCCAGCCAGGCGTAGAACACCAGGAAGGCCATCATGCCGATCCAGAAAATCGGCGTGGAGTAACCGAACAGCGTGATCAGCCGGGCGACATGATCACCGGCACGGCCCTGATGCGTCGCGGCGTAGACACCCAGCGGCAAGCCCGCCAACACGCCGAACAGAATCGCCAGGGTCGCCAGTTCCAAGGTGGCCGGGAAGACCCGGGCAATGTCGGTGATGACCGGGTTGCCGGTCAGCAAGGCCATGCCGAAGTCACCGTGCAGCAGGTCGCCGAGGTAGATCGCGAACTGGGTCCACAACGGTTTGTCCAGGCCCAGCTCTTTGTACACCTGGGCGTAGGCCGAGGCGTCGGCGTCCGGGCCGACGATGGCCAGCACCGGGTCCAGGGGCATCACTCGCCCGATGAAAAAGGTCAGTAGCAGCAACCCCAGCAGCGTCACCGCCACCGAGCCGCCGCGCCGGGTCGCCGAAGCGGCCCGGGTGGTCCAGATTGAAAAGGATGCAGTCGACATGTTCATTCCTGCCTTGGCCCTGTGGCCGTCGATTTCAGCGCTGCTTGTAGACGTCCCGAAGACGCGTGGTGGCGGCGGTGTGGCCGATGTAGTTGCGCACGTCGGCGTGGATCACCACTTCGTCCACCATCTGTGAGACCGGCATGATCGCCCCGGCCTGTTGGTCGTAGAGGGTCTGGATCCGTGCGTAGATTTGGCGCTGGCGCTCGGGATCACGCTCGCGCTCGGCCTGCTCGATCAACTGATTGAGCTGCGGGTCGAAGAACGAGGTACGCCAGCCCTGGAAGTTGCTCAGCTTGGCTTCGGTGCGGTTGTCCGGGTTGTACACCAGGGCCCGCAGGCTCGAATGCGGATGACGCTCCGCCCCACCGCCGCCACGACCGACGAGGATGTCGAATTGGCGGTCGCGCATCGCGCCATAGATCTGGTTGCCGGTGCCGGTGATGATCGTCGCCTGGATACCGGCCTGGGCCAGCGTCGCTTGCAGGCTGGTGGCGATGTTGATGAACGGCGGATCGGTGAGCGATCGAATGGTCACTTTAAAGCCGTCGGCGTGACCGGCCGCCGCCAACAGGCGCTTGGCCTCGGCCACGTCCAGGCGATAGCCCGGGTCTTCCAGGCGTGCCGGCAGCCCCAACTGCAAGGGCCGCTGATTGATCACACCGTAATGCGGCATCACCACATCGTTGATGCCCTGGTAGTCGATCAACAGGCGAATGGCCTGGCGCACGCGAATGTCCTGGAACAACGGCTGTTGCATGCTCATCGCCACGTAGTACAGCGTGCCCCGGGCGATGCTCTGGATGCGCACCTCATCGACCTTGCCCAGGGCCTTGATGTCGGTGGCCGCCATGCCCCGGGCGACATCCAGGTCGCCGCGCTCGACCATCAGCCGCAGCGCCTGGGACTCGGTCATGTTGCGCATGATCACTCGGCGCAACTTCGCCGCGCCGCGCCAATAGTCGTCATTGCGACTCATCAGGATCACGTCGTTGGCGCGCCAGATATCGAGCTTGAACGCGCCGGAGCCGGCTGTGTGAGTCGCCAGCCAGGCCGCGCCCTGATCGTCGCCAACCTGATGTTGCAAGGCGACGCTGCGATCGATGATGAAGGCGCTGGGAGAAGTCGCCAGGGTGTTGAGCACCAGCATCGGGTCCGTGACGCGTGGCAGCTCCATGACAAAGGTGTGCGGCCCTTCGGCACGCATCAACTTGACGACGTTGTCGGCGGTGAAACCGTAGGCTTTCCAGGTCGAAGCCAGGGCGCGGTTGAGGGTGACCACACGCTGCAATGACCAGGCGACGTCCTGGGCAGTGAGCGGTGCGCCGGAGTGAAAACGCACGTCATCGCGCAATTGGAAGGTCAGGCGCATGCGGTCGGGGCTGATGTCCCAGGTTTTCGCCAGGGCCGGAATCAGCGTGTCCGGCTGCGCCGCATCCTGCTCCAGAAGCATGTCGTAGACGTTGGCGTTGACCTCGGCGACCTCCAGACCCGTCGCCGCGGCAGGGTCCAGGGACAGCAGGTTGATCATGCTCATGCCCACCACCAATTGGTCGGGGGGCGTTTCGCCTTGGGCCAGGCTGACGGGCACCTGCACTGCGTACAGGGCCACGGCGACACACAGCAGCCTGGTCAGGCGCTTGGGCCAGAGATTCATGGTTCAGTCCTTTCTTATATTTATAAAGACTTGTCGCCCGGGCAGCCATCGACCTCAGGCGTGGAACAGGATCAATGTCGAGACAGGGTGTTGGCTTCGATATACGCGAAGTTGATGTCCTCGCCCAACCCCGGTCGGTCGGACAGGTGTACAAAACCATCGGCGTCCATCGGGTCGACAATGCTGTTGAGGTGCGCCGGGACTTCTTCATAGTCGAGAAATGGGTGCAGCAGGCCGCGCTCGTACCAGCGGCAATTGCTGATCGCCCCGACCACCGCCAGGTTCGCCGCGCCGTTGCCGTGCACTTCGCAGTCCATGCCGAACGACTCGGCCAGGTGCGCCACCTTCAGGCACGGCCCGATGCCCCCGACCCCGGCCACACCAGCGCGCAGGATGTCACAGGATTTCTGGGTCACCCAACTGGCGCGGCTGTGGAACTTGCCGGCGATGCTTTCCGGGCCCAACACCGGGATGTCCAGGTTGGCGGCCAGCCAGGCATAGGACTCCGCCGAGTCTTCCATCATCGGCTCTTCGAACCAAGCAAAATTCAGCTTTTGCAGGGCCTTGCCGATGGTCAGCGCATCCATGCGGCTGTACCAGTGATAACCGTCGAGCATCAGCGCGATGTCCGGCCCCACCGCCTCACGCACGGCAGCGCAGGCCTGGATGTCCATTTGCGGGTTCGGCGCGAAGGAAATCGGCGGCATCCAGGTGTGCAGCTTGATGGCCTTGTAGCCGCGCTGGACCAGCTTTTCGGCGAACTGGCCGTACTCGTCCGGCGTGGACAACCCGCCCGGCAAATCGTCGCCACACATCGTCGAGCCGTAGGCCGGAACCTTATCGCGATAGCCACCAATCAACTTGTGCACCGGCAGCTTGAGCGCACGCCCGGCCAAGTCCCACAGCGCTTGCTCCACCAGGGCCAACGCCCGGTCGGTGAACTGCCCGGCACTGCCGCGCTGCCAGTGCGCGAGGTCTTGCCAGAGGCTTTCGCGATCCATCGGATCGCGACCGATCAGCACTTTGCGCACGAAGGATTCGATGATGTGCGGACGAATCAACTCAGGCGGGCCGAAGGCATAGCCCTCGGAGCCATCGTCGCAACCGATTCGCAGCAAAGCCATTTTGATCATGACCTCATCGCCTGGATGGGCATGGCCGGCGCTGTCCTGGGCACGGCGCGAAGGGGTGGAAAAGACTTCGACGTGAACGCCTGTGATTCTCATAGGGAGGAGTACCCAATTGTTATTGTTTATTTGTATGTCGTCATACAACGCGTCGGATTATTCTGACGTTCACGCCAGCCTGTCAACCCTGAAATTCAATAAAACATGCACCAAAATGAGAACCTCTTGAAAGAAGAGTTTATTTTTCGTGAAGAATTTTAATATGTCGTCATACCACAAGACACAAAAGAGAGACCACTTATCACGGGAGGGGATGATGACTTGAAGGGATAACAGATAGAGCTGAGGGCTAGAAAACCCCGTGGGAGCGAGCTTGCTCGCGATAGCGGTATGCCTGGGCCGATGAGGCTGAATGGGCCACCGTCATCGCGAGCACGCTCGCTCCCACAGGGGATTTGTAGCGAGCACAGAGTCTGTGAGCGCTACAAAAAATCAGGTCAGGAGGAGGTTGAAAATCAACTGGGAAATTTCGCCGATGTTGGTCTTGCCGGTGAATTCGAATTTCTTTTTGCCCAGGGAGGATGCCCCTGGGCTCCCCCGCCACACGTTTCTGCAACGCTGTGGCCGCCGTTAGATTCGGGGGTTGCGCCGGCGATTCCAGAGGACGCCGACCACCGCCGCGATGATCGCCACCCCGGCATTACCGAACAACCAGATTGCAAAGTTACGGCTCTGATCCGCCTCACTTTCGTAGAACGGTCCAAAGTAATTGCCGACCGCCACGAACACCAGATTGAACGCCCCAACGGCCAGGGCAATGATCAGGAGGACAAACAACGCGCCCTTGATGAAGTTCATATGACCCTCCAGAACCATATGTCTTTGGAGTCATGGAAATCTGAGAACGTCCCATCGATCGAAAAACCCATCTGTATGCGCACGTAGCTCATCCAATCCGTCAGGCGCCGGCCATTCCACAAGTCGATGTGATCACCACTGCGACCCGCGGTGGTTTCATTTGCACAACGCCAGAAGTCCTTGAAAAAAAAACGCCCTGCTGCGGCGTAGCCTAGCAGACGCCCGGGGCCCTCTCTTGGATAGGCATCCTGCAGCCGGCGTTTTTTCCCCTAGACTTGCCGTTGTCCGCTGTACGCCGGGTTTTGAATGAGCCCGTACGATAAAGACAAATAAAAAGGGAACCTCGCAATGCTCAAGCCAATATGGAAAACGCTCCTCTGCACCCTCGCCCTCAGTGCAGGGGGCAACGCGCTGGCGGCTGAACCGATAGTGATCAAGTTTTCCCATGTGGTGGGTGAACAAACGCCCAAGGGCCAGGGCGCGTTGATGTTCAAGAAGCTGGCGGAAGAACGGCTGCCGGGAAAGGTGAAGGTCGAGGTGTATCCCAACTCCACACTGTATGGCGATGACAAGGAGATGGAGGCGTTGCTCCTGGGGGAGGTGCAGATCATTGCGCGGTCGCTGGCCAAGTTCGAGCAGTACACCAAGTCGGTGCAGTTGTTCGACTTGCCGTTTTTGTTTGATGACATCCCCGCCGTGGACCGTTTCCAGCAGAGCCCCGAGGGCCAGAAGCTGCTCAAGTCCATGGAAAGCAAGAACATCACCGGCCTGGCCTATTGGCACAACGGCATGAAGCAGCTATCGGCCAACAAGCCGTTGCGCACACCCGAGGACGCCCGCGACCTGACGTTCCGGATCCAGACCTCCGCAGTGCTGGAGGAACAGTTCAAGGCGGTGGATGCCAAGGCTAAACCGATGATTTTCTCAGTGGTGTACCAGGGTTTGCGCACCGGTTTGGTCAACGGCACGGAAAACACCTATTCGAACTTCTACAACCAGAAACTCAATGAAGTGCAGAAATATGTCACCGAGTCCAACCACGGCATACTCGACTACATGTTGATCACCACCTCGGACTTCTGGAAAGGCCTGCCGCCGGATATCCGCAGCGAACTGGACAAGATCGTGGTTGAGTCCACCGCCTATGCCAACCAAGAAGCGGAGCGGTTCAACCAACAGGACAAGCAGCATGTGCTGGACGCCAAGACCACCGAGATCATTACCCTCACGCCAGAGCAGCGTAACGCCTGGCGCGAAAAAATGAAGCCGGTGTGGGCCAAGTTCGAACAGGAGATCGGGCCCGATCTGATCAAGGCGGCGCAGGCGTCCAACAAGGCCCAGTGACGTAACAAGACAGGGGATAACTTGAAGCCCCTGGCTGAACACTTCTGTTGTGGCGAGGGAGCTTGCTCCCGCTGGGGCGCGAAGCACCCCCAAAACCTGATACCGCGGTGTGTCAGGCAAACATTTGGGGGCTGCTGCGCAGCCCAGCGGGAGCAAGCTCCCTCGCCACAGGGTTACCACAACGCCTCCCTGTCCCCAGCAACCCGGCACATTGCGTTATGATCCCCCGCCTCTCCCTGAACAGAGCTTTTACCCGCGAATGCTGCCTTCCACTTCTGATATCACCGCCCTGCCCGCCGTCCTGGTCGGCCCACTGTTGCGACGGCTGGAGCCCACGCGGCTGGTGATGTGGCTGGTGGGCACGCGAGCATTGGCGATGACGTTGCGCGTGGCCGGCGTGGGTGATCTTGCACTGGATGCGACACGCTGCACCGTGGTGCCGGTGGGACAGCGGGCGTTTGTGCACTTGATCGATGTACGGCTCGCCAACCCCCTGCCCCGGGACGTGACGATTGACTACGACTTGCTGGTGGACGGCGCGCCCATCGCCGAATGGGCGCCGCACCTGCTGTATGACGGCGCACAGTGCCCGAATTTCATACTGCATTCGCGCATCGAGCAACTGGTCCACGGCTCTTGCCGCAAACCCCATTACCCAGCCAACGACGGCCTGCTCTGCGTCGACCGGCTGTTGGCGCAAGCCCCTGAGCAACGCCCGGCATTGCTGATGATGAGCGGCGACCAGGTCTATGCCGACGACGTCGC
This window encodes:
- a CDS encoding ABC transporter permease; protein product: MSTASFSIWTTRAASATRRGGSVAVTLLGLLLLTFFIGRVMPLDPVLAIVGPDADASAYAQVYKELGLDKPLWTQFAIYLGDLLHGDFGMALLTGNPVITDIARVFPATLELATLAILFGVLAGLPLGVYAATHQGRAGDHVARLITLFGYSTPIFWIGMMAFLVFYAWLGWAGGVGRIGLAYDGLIPKHTGLLLIDTAWSGDWEAFRSALRHILLPAVILSFNSVAYISRMTRSFMLEQLSQEYIITARVKGLSQRRIVWGHAFGNIRVQLLTIVALAYGGLLEGAVLIETVFAWPGFGQYLTSSLLLGDMNAVMACVLLIGLIFVTLNLISDALYKIFDPRTR
- a CDS encoding ABC transporter substrate-binding protein: MNLWPKRLTRLLCVAVALYAVQVPVSLAQGETPPDQLVVGMSMINLLSLDPAAATGLEVAEVNANVYDMLLEQDAAQPDTLIPALAKTWDISPDRMRLTFQLRDDVRFHSGAPLTAQDVAWSLQRVVTLNRALASTWKAYGFTADNVVKLMRAEGPHTFVMELPRVTDPMLVLNTLATSPSAFIIDRSVALQHQVGDDQGAAWLATHTAGSGAFKLDIWRANDVILMSRNDDYWRGAAKLRRVIMRNMTESQALRLMVERGDLDVARGMAATDIKALGKVDEVRIQSIARGTLYYVAMSMQQPLFQDIRVRQAIRLLIDYQGINDVVMPHYGVINQRPLQLGLPARLEDPGYRLDVAEAKRLLAAAGHADGFKVTIRSLTDPPFINIATSLQATLAQAGIQATIITGTGNQIYGAMRDRQFDILVGRGGGGAERHPHSSLRALVYNPDNRTEAKLSNFQGWRTSFFDPQLNQLIEQAERERDPERQRQIYARIQTLYDQQAGAIMPVSQMVDEVVIHADVRNYIGHTAATTRLRDVYKQR
- a CDS encoding mandelate racemase family protein — encoded protein: MRITGVHVEVFSTPSRRAQDSAGHAHPGDEVMIKMALLRIGCDDGSEGYAFGPPELIRPHIIESFVRKVLIGRDPMDRESLWQDLAHWQRGSAGQFTDRALALVEQALWDLAGRALKLPVHKLIGGYRDKVPAYGSTMCGDDLPGGLSTPDEYGQFAEKLVQRGYKAIKLHTWMPPISFAPNPQMDIQACAAVREAVGPDIALMLDGYHWYSRMDALTIGKALQKLNFAWFEEPMMEDSAESYAWLAANLDIPVLGPESIAGKFHSRASWVTQKSCDILRAGVAGVGGIGPCLKVAHLAESFGMDCEVHGNGAANLAVVGAISNCRWYERGLLHPFLDYEEVPAHLNSIVDPMDADGFVHLSDRPGLGEDINFAYIEANTLSRH
- a CDS encoding TRAP transporter substrate-binding protein, producing the protein MLKPIWKTLLCTLALSAGGNALAAEPIVIKFSHVVGEQTPKGQGALMFKKLAEERLPGKVKVEVYPNSTLYGDDKEMEALLLGEVQIIARSLAKFEQYTKSVQLFDLPFLFDDIPAVDRFQQSPEGQKLLKSMESKNITGLAYWHNGMKQLSANKPLRTPEDARDLTFRIQTSAVLEEQFKAVDAKAKPMIFSVVYQGLRTGLVNGTENTYSNFYNQKLNEVQKYVTESNHGILDYMLITTSDFWKGLPPDIRSELDKIVVESTAYANQEAERFNQQDKQHVLDAKTTEIITLTPEQRNAWREKMKPVWAKFEQEIGPDLIKAAQASNKAQ